A section of the Chlorocebus sabaeus isolate Y175 chromosome 13, mChlSab1.0.hap1, whole genome shotgun sequence genome encodes:
- the LOC103240453 gene encoding small ribosomal subunit protein uS13-like: MSLVIPEKFQHILRVLNTNIDGRRKIAFAITAIKGVGRRYAHVVLRKADIDLTERAGELTEDEVERVITIMQNPRQYKIPDWFLNRQKDVKNGKDSQVLANGLDNKLREDLERLKKIRAHRGLRHFSG, from the coding sequence ATGTCTCTAGTGATCCCTGAAAAGTTCCAGCATATTTTGCGAGTACTCAACACCAACATCGATGGACGGCGGAAAATAGCCTTTGCCATCACTGCCATTAAGGGTGTGGGCCGAAGATATGCTCATGTGGTGTTGAGGAAAGCAGACATTGACCTCACCGAGAGGGCGGGAGAACTCACTGAGGATGAGGTGGAACGTGTGATCACCATTATGCAGAATCCACGCCAGTACAAGATCCCAGACTGGTTCTTGAACAGACAAAAGGATGTAAAGAATGGAAAAGATAGCCAGGTCCTAGCCAATGGTCTGGACAACAAGCTCCGTGAAGACCTGGAGCGACTGAAGAAGATTcgggcccatagagggctgcgccACTTCTCGGGGTGA